The Thunnus thynnus chromosome 13, fThuThy2.1, whole genome shotgun sequence genome segment GTCTCTTCTCTACTTATGTTACATATTGAAACATGCCATCTTCATTATTTTGTTACAATTAAGTTACAGTTTTTGTTAAGAATTTAGTTAAAGTGGCTCAAAAAGATGTATCcatctaaagtttgctaacattagttaACATATATATCTTattggtcataccagaccaaataATACTGTAGCAGCAAAATCTCTGACTGTGTTAAATTGAGGAAAGGAGCACTTTATTACAGGAagaatttgttatttttatttttcagaaactTTAATCAAAAGCAAGCACGTTCTTGGTTTCTTTAATTGGTTTCttgtctgattgatttttggTCCAGCTCTTGGCCTTATGATGATATATTTACCCAACCTTTTATTTAGCACATGTTTAGACATAGTTTACCATAGACTGTTTCAGatatttctcctcctccactcatgAAATATTAACCGGGCATAATCCCAATATATATGCGCATAAACTCACtccctttttcatctttttcttcttgcagTGCAGTGTAATGAGGAGTCACAGCTGATCAGCCACTTGTTCAAAAACTACAACAAGAATATTCGCCCGGTGGTCCATCCTGAAGAAAAGGTGCAGGTTCAGATCAGGCTGACCCTCACCAACCTTATCTCCCTGGTGAGAGTTCGCTCTTCATACCCGATGCAACAAGGCCCAGCTGAACATTAAAAATATGATCAAGGGTGTAAATGATTGCCACACCTACATACAACAAAGATACAGTCCACACACATTCCCAGAGCTTTTGATATAAGCACATGATGGCTGTTAGGTCACTGGTATGATGATATAGCAGTGCATGATCTGAATATTCATACTTCTTCTTcacttgtacacacacagaatgaaaaGGAGGAGACTCTTACGACCAATGTGTGGATTGAGATTGtgagttttctctctcttcattcttgcattcttgttttatctgtacaATTCCTGGCAAGGCTTTTGGTCGTAAGGTTCATTTTGCCAACAAGACTCAATCCTTCTCACTTATCCAGTCCTCTGTTGTGGCTAgttttttaatgtcacagtTGACCTTTCTCTCAAATGTCATCTACAGCAATGGACTGATCATCGCCTTGTCTGGAACACATCTGACTATTATGGCATTGATATTATTCGCGTCCCGTACAACACTGTTTGGCTCCCTGACATTGTCCTTGAAAACAAGTGAGTCGATGATAAAAATGGAGTGAAATACTGCATTTTATCCCTGCCCATAGTTTAATcatagtttgattttttttttttaataaagtgtggtgtcaactgattttttttatcctaaATCTCTGCAGCATTGATGGCAATTTTGATGTGGCTTACTATGCCAATGTGTTGATCAGCAACAATGGTTGGATGTACTGGCTGCCTCCCGCTATCTATCGCAGCACTTGTTCCATTGAGGTCACCTACTTCccatttgattatcaaaactgCACTCTAGTATTCAGGTGTGGTACagttatatcattttaaaatacatgtcTTACATATAAAAGCTGATGTATTAGTTTGATTCTATTCTGTGTTCACTGTCACAAACGTAGATCCCAGACATACAGTGCCAATGAAGTGGACCTCATTTTGGCTGCTGGAGAAACAGGCGAGACTATTGAATGGGTGGACATCGACCCTGAGGCTTTCACAGGTACAGTGCATCCACATTCAACACTCCACTATTTAAAATGCACAATTCCTCTCTAGCTTAGTGTTTTTTCCACCTCTTAGAGAACGGTGAATGGGCCATTGTCCATCGTCCAGCCAGGAAGATGATCAACACACGGTATTCCCCAGATGACCTGGACTATCAGGAGATCGTGTTCAATCTGGTCATCCAGAGGAAGCCCCTCTTCTACATCATCAATGTCATCATGCCTTGCTCCCTCATCTCGTCACTGGTCGTATTGGCCTACTTCCTACCTGCACAAGGTCAGTAAGGCTATTGTTTTATTCCACGTGGCTATTAGTACATCCAATATTGAGGTTTTAAATGAAGCAACATTACAACGCTGTTATAAATACCCATAATAGTTTGTATCatggacataaaaacaaaataataatctaTTTCAGTTACTGTTGAACTGGCCATAATAAAAAGGACCAGACCATTTAGAAGTAGTCATTTTACAGACAGGGTCAGAACTAAACATAAGTGTGTTCTGTCAGAAAAGTCTTAGGAACGCACTGGTATCTGTAACTCCTTTGCAGATTTTCAAtgcattgttttaaaaaaaaagtatttttgaatATGGTACTCAGCATTATTTTGCCTCATAATGCCTGAGCACAGTGAATGAACTGAAagtatttggttttatttcgTGTGGTCCTTTGTCTCTTAAGTCTCTGTTGTCCTTTTCACAGCTGGGGGACAGAAGTTGACTGTGTCCATCTCTGTTTTACTGGCTCAGactgtcttcctcttccttaTTGCTCAGAAGGTTCCTGAgacatctctctctgtccctctcatCGGCaagtgagtcagtgtgtgttttcgtCTTCTCAGTGTAGCAGGAATTCAAGTGACCTTTGACTGCAGCATCCTGCCCCAGATCTCTGCTGTCTTTGCGTTTCATTAATCCACACAGTCTGAGTCCCCACTCCAACATGGATCCTCTCTATTGTCTTCCTCAGGTACTTGATCTTTGTTATGTCTGTCACCACTCTCATCGCTACCAATCAAATTGTGGTGCTGAACTTCTCCCTGCGCAGCCCCAGCACTCACACCATGTCCTATACCATCAAACATGTGAGTACATCCGATGGAGTTGAGCCAAATCTATCTAGTCAAGAGTTATTTTATGTGAACTATCTTTTCTGCGTCCTGCAGTTGTTCCTGGAGATGGTGCCTCGCTTCCTAGGCATGTCCCCACTGGTGGACGACAATGAGGAGACAACAGAGATAAATGGAATGAGGGAGCGGCGGCGAAGCTCCTTTGGCCTCatgcagagagcagaggaatATGTGCTCAAACAACCTCGCAGTGAAATGATGTTTGACAAGCAAAGAGAGAGGCATGGTCTCACGCAATCGATTGGTAAGATATCTAATTTTAAAGCTATGATCCAGCTGTAGAAACTGACCAGCCATTATGCCCCAATCTGATTTTTCAGCAGTCCAGCTTGAAAAAATAAGTTCTCACCTTGCcacaacaaaatgtaaatgccCACAGGCTGCGCTTCACTGGAATTTACTGTGGCGTTGTTTGGTCATTGTGTactaaatatgaataatttattaGTGAcccatttattttttataaacatCACAATAGGGATGTGTTATGAGtagcagagcaggtggacccaaatgcagagactgcAGGCTGACTGAGaaacaggacttaaatacaaactgaactaatgagggaATGGGAAACAGGTGACCAAACTGAGAACAGGCAAGGTGTTGATAGGCTGAAGGAGACACTGGGAGCAGGGAAGGGCTGAGGAGGCTGACACACGGCAGGTATGTAGATGTGCGAAGGAGGGAAACTAGGAGATAAAGAACAGACACGCCCacacaccccacacacacacacacacacacacaggctgggaagcagaggaaaaacatcaggaagacacagagaacagactaactaactaactctgaaaaacaaaaacagatgaagccaaatgacaaaagcaaaaacacttgTGAGTAAAGTAACCTGCAACTCTCATTGCACAACTAGTTACATCATGTAGTCACATCTGTTTAAAgaaaagtgttgttttaaatcatcatcatcaccattttGAAGTAAAAAGCACCACTGAAACACCTAGCTTCAGTGGAGCATGTGTATATGAACTTAAATGTCAGGACAAAGGTTGAGTAAAATGAGCAATAGTATCTCAAGAAAGTTCTTAAAAATAATCTGGAATTTATCTGTCCTACTCCCACTCGGTCCACTTcaacaaacaaggaaaaaaccagtctgagggcatctggtggaccaGTCTGGTGGACCATAACAGGATGTAGCTCAAAGAGCACTTTGTATCAAATTCATTCCTACATTCCTACTATAGCAGccaattatttgtttgttctagGCTTCTTACGTCACGTGTATGTTGTTTGGCACCCTTCATTTTCCTCATAAAAGATGTCTGTGTCTGCCTTGCTTTGGCATACTCTTATCTAATTGTCAGTGTCTTCTTCCCCCTAGTGGATAATATAGATATCAGCAGCACAGCCAACCTCTATAAGAGTTTGGCCCAAGCTGCACCTGAGATCAAGCAATGTGTAGATGCCTGCAACTTCATTGCTGAGAGTACGAGACAACAAAATGACATTGGATCTGTAagtgttactttatacttcctaTATCTGCCTAGACAACAACTTATATGGTATTTCAATTATGTTTAGGATGTGtgtacatattacatattttccAGTCTATATTTCTTTTACGCCAACTGTTATCTTAGTTCTTTCATCTctactcactttttttttccaaataaagGAAATTGAAAGCTGGGTACTGATTGGGAAGATGATTGACAAGGTGTGTTTCTGGGCTGCcattctcctcttcatcatcggCACAGTGGGGATCTTCCTAACGGGACATTTCAACCGGGCACCAGATTTCCCATTTCCTGGTCAGAACAAAAAATATGTCCCGagttaaaacaatcaaaaaaaaattgatgaaaCCTTTCCAAGAGTCACTGTCACCTCATGCTGTCTGTAAGGCTAAGTGGTCTTGCTCATTGACTCCCAGACTCAGAATCAGGGTTGAGTTAAATCTGTGCAGCAGGGctttaaaaacagagatttAACACCGAAACTGTCTGAGTCCATGTTCACAGCTCAGACTTTTCTTTGTGAATACTTGTCAGGCAGCTGAGAGTTTTCATACAAACTTACAACTCAGTTCTCAGTTCTTCATCTTAGTCTAAGTTCTTTGGAGGTACACATCTGttaaaagtgttgttttaaatggTCATCATCGCCATTACAATCATCAACATCACCATTatcatcattaaaaaaacatgctaaGTACAAACttattatttgtctgttttgtagTATAAACAGTGTGAGTTAAAGTTCAGACTTCAGGTTATAGTTGATGGAAAATGCTGAAGCTACTGTGCTGAGAAAGTTATTTCTGCTGCAGTGAAGAACTTTTCAAATCAAGAAGGTTCATTACCTGATGaactgattttatttacatgttgtgcGCTAACGTTGCCCAGCTTACATGGGCTTATAATAAACCATCAATGCACATACTGCAAAACATATCTGCTAAAGTCTGAATAGATTTTCTTGCATGTATTATGTCTTATTTGAAGAACCTGTGCATGAAACTTGAGCCACCCAACTCTGAATCAAAGCCTTATTATCCTTCTAAGACTTATTTATTAGAATGTCTTGTTAGTA includes the following:
- the chrne gene encoding acetylcholine receptor subunit epsilon codes for the protein MMAACRFWIFFGLVTILGTLVVQVQCNEESQLISHLFKNYNKNIRPVVHPEEKVQVQIRLTLTNLISLNEKEETLTTNVWIEIQWTDHRLVWNTSDYYGIDIIRVPYNTVWLPDIVLENNIDGNFDVAYYANVLISNNGWMYWLPPAIYRSTCSIEVTYFPFDYQNCTLVFRSQTYSANEVDLILAAGETGETIEWVDIDPEAFTENGEWAIVHRPARKMINTRYSPDDLDYQEIVFNLVIQRKPLFYIINVIMPCSLISSLVVLAYFLPAQAGGQKLTVSISVLLAQTVFLFLIAQKVPETSLSVPLIGKYLIFVMSVTTLIATNQIVVLNFSLRSPSTHTMSYTIKHLFLEMVPRFLGMSPLVDDNEETTEINGMRERRRSSFGLMQRAEEYVLKQPRSEMMFDKQRERHGLTQSIVDNIDISSTANLYKSLAQAAPEIKQCVDACNFIAESTRQQNDIGSEIESWVLIGKMIDKVCFWAAILLFIIGTVGIFLTGHFNRAPDFPFPGQNKKYVPS